Within Candidatus Dormiibacterota bacterium, the genomic segment GGCGAGGAGCGTCCGGTGAGCCGGGGTCAGCGCTCCGAGGATTTGCGTGCGCGTCTGTTCGTGCAACGCCATCGACTTCTTGCGAAATCCGTCGAAGGTTTGATGCATGGCTTGGCGCTGGGATTGGGTGAGCTGCGGGTGCGATGGAGGGGTCGTCGTTCCGTCGGCGAGAGCCGAGAGGGGAGCGACGAGCGTCAATGCGAGCCCGAGCACTATTGCCTTGGTATTCATAGCCTCGTTGTAACTTTGGACTCAGAGAAGAACCTGTGAACGATGCGGGTGGGAAGGTTTTCAAATCGAATCCTCATTTTACGATGTCCACAGAACGCACGACCGAACGCCCCACAACCGCCGCCAGCCACGATTCCGATTCGCCTCCGGCGCTGGTAGAGTTCATGTCCGACGGGTGGCTTGCGGCCGCCCCGGCAATGGGAGCGCACCCCCAGCTCGGGCGCCTGCAGCAGCGTCGCGCGGCCCTCTCGCGGGCTTTCCCGGGCTGTTGCCTCGTGATCCCGGCGGGCCAGGAGCACGTTCGCGCCAACGATACGTTCTTTCGTTTCCGCCCAGCGAGCGATTTCGTCTACCTGATGGGCGACGGCGAACCCGGCGCGCTCCTGGTGATGGAGCCGGCCGGCGATAGCCACCGTTGCGTCCTCTATGCCCGCGAGCACAACCGCGGCAAAGCCGAGTTCTTTACCGATCGCAACCATGGCGAACTCTGGGTCGGGCGCCATCGCGGCATCGAAGAGAGCGCCGCGTATTTTGGCGTCGACGCATGCCACCCGCTCCAAGAGATCGCGCCGCTGTTGCGCGAACTGCGCGATTCGAATCAGCCCGTTTGCGTGTTACGCGGACACAACCAGCAGATCGACGCGATCTTCCCCAAACGCGACGACGATACGGAATTCGCCGCGCACCTTTCGGAGATGCGGCTGATCAAAGATTCTTACGAGATCGCCGAGCTACGCAAAGCCTGCGAGATCAGCAAGCGCGCGTTCGAGGACGTCATTCGCATTCTTCCGCACGCCAAAAGCGAGCGCGAAATCGAAGCCGCCTACTGGCGCCGCGCGCGGATCGAAGCCAACGACGTCGGTTACCTCACCATCGCCGCATCCGGGCACCACGCATGCACGCTGCACTGGAATCGCAACGACGGAAGCCTCGAACGCAGCGCCATGCTGTTGCTCGATGCCGGCGTCGAATGCGACTCGCTCTACACCGCCGATATCACGCGCACGCTCCCTATCGCAGGGAAGTATAGCGGCGAGCAACGCGCGATCTACGACATCGTCTGGGAGGCCCAGCGCGCCGGCATCGATGCGGTGCGCGCCGGCAACGATTTCCTCGAACCGAACCGTCGCGCGATGCGCGTCCTCGCCCAGGGCTTGATCGATCTCGGGATCCTGAAATCGTCGCTCGATGAAGCGCTGGATCCGGAGCGGCCGTACTATCGCCGGTACACCTTGCACAACGTCAGCCACATGCTCGGCCTGGACGTGCACGACTGCGCGAGCGCCCGCGCGCAAGAGTACCGCTACGGGCAGATGCGCGAGGGCATGGTGCTCACCGTCGAGCCCGGCCTCTATTTCCAGCCCGACGACGCCACCGTGCCCGAGCGTTTTCGCGGCATCGGCGTGCGCATCGAAGACGACGTCGCCGTCACCGCCGGCGCGCCGGACAATCTCTCGGGCATCCTTCCATCGCAGGCCGACGCCGTCGAACGCTGGATGGCGGAACTGATGGCCTAAGCGGCTACGCCATCGGCACGCCGCCGTGCACGGGGACGGATTGTTGCTCGATCGGCCAGGTGCTGAATGCGAGAATCAGCAGACAGACCAGGGGGCCGACCGTCGGGATCAGGCATAGTAGCCCGAGCGCGCCGTTAAAACCGGCGCGTTGGAAGACGCGCCAGAAGCACCAGACGAAGAACACCGTAACGACGGCTCCCACCAAAAATATGGTGGCCAACATACCGCCGAACATACTTCCGAGGGCGTTCGCGTTATCCGGACTCATCTTACCTCCACACTAGGAGCCTGTCGGAGTTGAACACGTTTCCGTCTTCGGGCCGCCTTTTGTCCGAATACTTCGTTGCTCATCAGTCACGAAGCTACGGCTTCGCTCCTTCTTCGCGCCTCGTCTCCGAACAAAATTCGGCACCAAATCCGAAAACGGCTCAACTCCGACAGACTCCTAGAAAAACGATGGGACGAACCAAGGAGCCGATGCTTCGCTCGCCTTACTAGCTCCTGCACGGAGGGAGCTGCTTGAACGATCCCGTTTACAAAGACCAACTGCTCGTCGTCGAACCGACCGGGATCGAGCCGGTCACGCAGGCGCAGCGTCATGGCTCGCCGCGCAATCTGTTCGGGATGTGGTTTTCGGCCAATGCCGAGATTGCGACGTGGATGGTGGGCGTCTTCATCACGGCGCTCTACGGTACCGACTTACGCTCGGCAACCATCGGCATCGTCATCGGCAACCTCGTCGGCTTCGGACTGCTCGGCATTCTGGCTACGTTCGGCCCGCAGTACGGCGTGCCGCAGATGGTGGCATCGCGAATGCCGTTCGGGGTGCTCGGGAACGTCGGGCCTGCGACGCTCAGCCTGCTCGCGGGCGTCGGCTGGTTCGCGATCAACACGGTGTTCGGCGCATATGCGTTGCAGAGCATCGCGGGGTGGCCGTATCTCGCCAGCCTCGGCGGAATGCTCGTATTGCAAATCGTCCTGGCCGTTTACGGCTACAACCTCATCCGCCTGTTCGAAACGGTCAGCGCCGTTCTGCTCGCGATCGGGTTCACCATTCTGGGTTTCGCAACGCTGCCGCACGCAGGATGGAACGTGCCGTTCAACGCGCACGCCCCGATGGCCGCGGGTGGGGCGCTCGCGGGGTTCATCTTCGCAGGCGCCTTAGCGTTCTCGTACGCAACCGGTTGGGTGCCGTGCGCGGCGGATTATTCGCGCTATCTTCCCCGTTCCAGTAACCCGCGCGCGGTGTGGTGGTACTCGTTCTTAGGATGCGCGCTACCGTGCATCGCGTTAGAGATCATGGGAGCAGCCACGGTGACCGCCGCACGCCACGTCG encodes:
- a CDS encoding aminopeptidase P family protein, translating into MSTERTTERPTTAASHDSDSPPALVEFMSDGWLAAAPAMGAHPQLGRLQQRRAALSRAFPGCCLVIPAGQEHVRANDTFFRFRPASDFVYLMGDGEPGALLVMEPAGDSHRCVLYAREHNRGKAEFFTDRNHGELWVGRHRGIEESAAYFGVDACHPLQEIAPLLRELRDSNQPVCVLRGHNQQIDAIFPKRDDDTEFAAHLSEMRLIKDSYEIAELRKACEISKRAFEDVIRILPHAKSEREIEAAYWRRARIEANDVGYLTIAASGHHACTLHWNRNDGSLERSAMLLLDAGVECDSLYTADITRTLPIAGKYSGEQRAIYDIVWEAQRAGIDAVRAGNDFLEPNRRAMRVLAQGLIDLGILKSSLDEALDPERPYYRRYTLHNVSHMLGLDVHDCASARAQEYRYGQMREGMVLTVEPGLYFQPDDATVPERFRGIGVRIEDDVAVTAGAPDNLSGILPSQADAVERWMAELMA
- a CDS encoding cytosine permease codes for the protein MNDPVYKDQLLVVEPTGIEPVTQAQRHGSPRNLFGMWFSANAEIATWMVGVFITALYGTDLRSATIGIVIGNLVGFGLLGILATFGPQYGVPQMVASRMPFGVLGNVGPATLSLLAGVGWFAINTVFGAYALQSIAGWPYLASLGGMLVLQIVLAVYGYNLIRLFETVSAVLLAIGFTILGFATLPHAGWNVPFNAHAPMAAGGALAGFIFAGALAFSYATGWVPCAADYSRYLPRSSNPRAVWWYSFLGCALPCIALEIMGAATVTAARHVDFSTTIPTEAIVALLGTNFVAKLVLATVVLGTLTANCMNLYSGALAALVAFRIRIPRAVAALAVGVVGAAIATGGGHPRSTAEYYTNFLLLLSYWASPWAGVVFADWLAHRAESRRVEDAPAWGFGALAWIVGLAASLPFWNQAWFVGPIAYAHPELGDLSYYVGFIVAALCTYAFARIRKGQHLHATS